The proteins below come from a single Fusarium verticillioides 7600 chromosome 3, whole genome shotgun sequence genomic window:
- a CDS encoding RP/EB family microtubule-associated protein gives MGESRQELVAWLNSLLQLNITKVEQCGTGAALCQVFDSIYMDVPMSKVKFNVNSEYLYIQNFKVLQNTFTKHQIDKPIPVSALIKCKMQDNLEFLQWTKRFWDLNFPDHEYDAVARRKGGSMPPAAAAPRPAASTGAARRVGSGTPSGGPRVAKAAGPATAALQQENATLKETVTGLERERDFYFSKLRDIELLVQQAVDEDPELEKQEDGLVKQIQTILYSTEEGFEIPAEGEGLDDQETF, from the exons ATGGGCGAgtcgag ACAAGAGCTAGTTGCatggctcaacagcctccttcagcttAACATTACAAAGGTTGAGCAATGCGGTACTGG TGCTGCCCTCTGCCAGGTCTTTGACAGTATCTACATGGACGTCCCCATGTCAAAGGTCAAGTTCAATGTGAACTCTGAATACTTGTATATTCAAAATTTCAAGGTCTTGCAAA ACACCTTTACCAAGCACCAAATTGACAAGCCTATTCCTGTCTCCGCACTTATCAAGTGCAAGATGCAGGACAACCTCGAGTTCCTCCAGTGGACAAAGCGATTTTGGGATCTTAACTTCCCCGACCACGAGTACGATGCCGTTGCCCGCCGAAAAGGTGGCTCAATGCCTCCCGCAGCCGCCGCACCCCGACCTGCTGCTAGCACTGGCGCCGCTCGCCGCGTGGGAAGCGGTACCCCCAGTGGTGGACCCCGAGTTGCAAAGGCCGCTGGACCCGCTACCGCAGCTCTTCAGCAAGAAAATGCCACATTGAAGGAGACCGTCACAGGTCTGGAGAGGGAACGAGATTTCTATTTCAGCAAGTTGCGGGATATTGAGCTACTTGTTCAACAGGCCGTTGACGAGGACcctgagctggagaagcaagagGATGGCCTCGTAAAGCAGATCCAAACTATCCTTTACTCAACAGAGGAAGGATTCGAGATTCCTGCCGAGGGCGAGGGTCTCGATGACCAAGAGACCTTTTAG